The following proteins are co-located in the Ruminococcaceae bacterium KH2T8 genome:
- a CDS encoding non-processive endocellulase: protein MKRTIKSMLAVTLSVAISLVSFRTVAAGEQLGATDFENGEGLPWHTCVSGTGSMDFEVTNGQFVITINNPGGRSNGGQDRWDCQFRHRDLTIVEGHQYRVQYQITSSEDGQYFTKIGNYDGNIEVWHNNSDGTDLDSTWDRIPISAGETQNVDLTFTAGQTVQTAEWTFHLGGDGTYTDSVCFPAGTVLTFDNMSLIDLTSDENDYATEQTSSDYAIMVNQLGYLTGRVKQATLVSDLEEPIAYSILDADGNAVYSGETELFGNDADSGDHVHIVDFTDFDTAGTYHIEAETGEISRDFSVGNSDDYYSLLQDSLNYYYQNRSGIEIEEQYITSGDASALARAAGHLPDVATITDSSNTQDVTGGWYDAGDHGKYVVNGGISLWLLQNMYETAVFMGTEDAFADGTMSIPENGNGYPDLLDEARWEMEWMMTMLVADGEYVDMAYHKMHDENWTGLALAPADDTQNRVILPPSTAATLNVSACSAQAARLWRDIDPVFADQCLDVAQRTYAAAMAHPDLYAPLESPAGGGAYGDDNVTDEFYWAACELYLSTGEQSYLDDMTASEWYLQIPTSLGGGESVGTYGSFDWGHVSALGNLSLALNPDSVDADIYNELSTSITAAADTYCDRESSQGYGQPYAPSALSYDNSNVGYIWGSNSFVADNSVVISYAYLLTGDSSYIDGASLGLDYLLGRNPLDISYVTGYGSNTAQNPHHRYWAASLDPSFPSAPSGVLVGGPNGGMEDPYVQSLGWTSSTAPARCYADNIEAYSVNECTINWNAPLAWVTAFVLYTNVDAPADMVAPADQTDSDEPVLAPDEDLPPEVTDPVEVAVPEEKKSSPIPILIGVGAVAVIVGGVVIFKRKSGKKA from the coding sequence ATGAAGAGAACGATCAAGTCAATGTTGGCAGTAACTTTATCGGTTGCTATTTCACTTGTGAGTTTCAGAACAGTAGCGGCGGGCGAACAGCTCGGCGCTACTGATTTTGAGAACGGAGAAGGACTTCCGTGGCATACGTGCGTATCGGGTACGGGAAGTATGGATTTCGAGGTGACGAACGGGCAGTTCGTGATCACGATCAATAATCCGGGCGGAAGGTCCAACGGCGGTCAGGACAGATGGGACTGTCAGTTCAGACACAGAGATCTGACGATCGTGGAAGGTCACCAGTACAGGGTGCAGTATCAGATCACTTCGAGTGAGGATGGTCAGTATTTTACCAAGATCGGTAACTACGACGGTAATATCGAAGTCTGGCACAATAACAGTGACGGTACTGATCTTGATTCTACTTGGGACAGGATCCCGATCTCGGCAGGCGAGACTCAGAATGTAGACCTTACTTTCACCGCGGGACAGACGGTGCAGACAGCGGAGTGGACATTCCACTTAGGTGGTGACGGAACATATACGGACAGCGTATGCTTTCCTGCAGGAACTGTTCTGACTTTCGATAATATGTCGCTAATTGATCTTACTTCCGACGAGAATGACTATGCGACTGAGCAGACATCGTCCGACTATGCGATCATGGTCAATCAGCTCGGTTATCTCACGGGCAGGGTAAAGCAGGCAACGCTGGTATCGGACCTTGAAGAACCGATCGCTTACTCGATCCTGGATGCTGACGGTAATGCAGTCTACAGCGGTGAGACCGAGCTCTTCGGTAATGACGCGGACTCCGGTGATCACGTTCATATCGTTGACTTTACAGACTTTGATACAGCAGGTACTTACCATATCGAAGCCGAGACCGGTGAGATCTCAAGGGACTTCAGTGTCGGTAACAGTGATGATTATTACTCACTGCTTCAGGACTCTCTTAATTACTACTATCAGAACCGTTCCGGTATCGAGATCGAAGAACAGTATATTACTTCGGGTGATGCATCAGCTCTCGCAAGGGCGGCAGGTCATCTTCCGGATGTCGCAACCATCACTGACAGCAGCAATACACAGGATGTTACGGGCGGGTGGTATGACGCAGGTGACCACGGCAAGTATGTCGTTAACGGCGGAATATCTTTGTGGCTCCTTCAGAATATGTATGAGACGGCAGTCTTTATGGGCACGGAGGATGCTTTCGCTGATGGTACGATGTCCATCCCCGAGAACGGTAACGGTTATCCCGATCTTCTTGATGAAGCAAGATGGGAGATGGAGTGGATGATGACCATGCTCGTCGCTGACGGTGAGTATGTCGATATGGCATATCACAAGATGCATGACGAGAACTGGACCGGTCTTGCTCTCGCTCCTGCTGACGATACTCAGAACAGAGTGATCCTTCCTCCGTCGACGGCAGCGACGCTCAATGTCTCTGCGTGTTCGGCTCAGGCTGCAAGACTCTGGAGAGATATCGATCCCGTATTTGCCGATCAGTGTCTCGACGTGGCTCAGAGAACATACGCTGCTGCGATGGCTCACCCTGATCTGTATGCTCCTCTCGAAAGCCCTGCAGGCGGCGGTGCTTACGGCGACGATAACGTAACGGACGAATTCTACTGGGCTGCATGTGAGCTCTATCTTTCTACAGGTGAGCAGAGCTATCTTGACGATATGACTGCATCCGAATGGTATCTTCAGATACCGACGAGCCTCGGAGGCGGTGAGAGTGTCGGAACATACGGCAGCTTTGACTGGGGCCACGTATCCGCACTCGGTAATCTCTCACTTGCACTTAATCCTGATTCCGTAGATGCCGATATTTATAATGAGCTTTCGACAAGTATCACGGCTGCGGCCGATACATACTGTGACAGGGAATCTTCTCAGGGCTATGGTCAGCCTTATGCTCCGAGTGCTCTGTCGTACGATAACTCGAATGTCGGTTATATCTGGGGTTCCAATTCCTTTGTAGCCGATAACTCGGTAGTCATCTCGTATGCTTATCTTCTGACGGGAGATTCATCTTATATCGACGGCGCGAGCCTCGGACTTGATTATCTTCTCGGACGTAATCCTCTCGATATCTCATATGTAACGGGTTACGGCAGCAATACCGCGCAGAACCCTCACCACAGATATTGGGCTGCATCACTCGATCCTTCGTTCCCGAGTGCTCCTTCCGGAGTACTTGTCGGAGGACCTAACGGCGGAATGGAAGATCCTTATGTTCAGTCTTTGGGATGGACGAGCAGTACGGCTCCCGCCAGGTGCTATGCAGATAATATCGAAGCTTATTCGGTAAATGAATGTACGATCAACTGGAATGCTCCTTTGGCATGGGTTACTGCTTTCGTGCTCTACACGAACGTGGATGCACCTGCAGATATGGTCGCTCCCGCAGATCAGACGGATTCTGACGAGCCCGTCTTAGCTCCCGACGAAGATCTTCCTCCCGAAGTAACGGATCCCGTCGAGGTCGCCGTTCCCGAAGAGAAGAAGAGCAGCCCGATCCCGATCCTCATAGGTGTCGGAGCCGTCGCGGTGATCGTCGGCGGTGTGGTCATCTTCAAAAGAAAGTCCGGCAAGAAAGCCTGA